A part of Antechinus flavipes isolate AdamAnt ecotype Samford, QLD, Australia chromosome 6, AdamAnt_v2, whole genome shotgun sequence genomic DNA contains:
- the CDKN2AIP gene encoding CDKN2A-interacting protein isoform X3, with protein sequence MARAAISEVSEYLSQNPRVAAWVETLRSDGETDKHWRHRREFLLRNAGDLAPTATTEAASVECGDRRRQLQQLVSSSMAWANHIFLGCRYPPKVMDKILSMAEGIKVTDAPIHTTRDELVAKMG encoded by the exons ATGGCGCGGGCGGCCATCTCCGAGGTGTCCGAGTACTTAAGTCAAAATCCACGGGTGGCCGCCTGGGTGGAGACGCTGCGTAGCGACGGCGAGACAGACAAGCACTGGCGCCATAGACGCGAGTTTCTGCTTCGCAATGCCGGAGACCTGGCCCCGACCGCCACCACCGAAGCCGCCTCGGTGGAATGCGGGGACCGCCGTCGCCAGCTGCAGCAGCTCGTCTCCTCCTCTATGGCCTGGGCCAACCATATTTTCTTGGGGTGCCG gtatCCACCAAAAGTTATGGATAAAATACTTAGTATGGCTGAAGGCATCAAAGTGACAGATGCTCCAATCCATACAACAAGAGATGAACTGGTTGCCAAG atgGGGTAG
- the CDKN2AIP gene encoding CDKN2A-interacting protein isoform X1 has translation MARAAISEVSEYLSQNPRVAAWVETLRSDGETDKHWRHRREFLLRNAGDLAPTATTEAASVECGDRRRQLQQLVSSSMAWANHIFLGCRYPPKVMDKILSMAEGIKVTDAPIHTTRDELVAKVKKRGISSSNDGVEEPCKKRAVEGKSSSTSIQDALKTCGKTEQASPKLEVKVGAVPSIRPVGSGENINRSSSSTLERGSALSQEGLGVKNKSTSEPALENFGKQNTTSNTSTSQAIASAPEKVSDIETSDKPATILISSVTTSNMNSVGIQLIDPKPQNVSPKKVISESTSSLGSRSASETELPLLSSHTRSETSLPLLGSPTSSEVELPLLSSKPSSELLPLLGSKTTSDGSPSQSTSKTNLDSSISSKNNSSTSVQILTPKSTSSASTLLLPSKSSSQVAATLLASKGNSPATSLLSSKSSSQTSIALLAPKSSLTSVNQLASKSSSQTSTSQLPSKSSLQSCESSVRFSCKLTTEDVKQKQPFFNRLYKTVAWKLVAVGGFSPSVNHGELLNASVEALKATLDVSFVPLKELADLPQNKSSQESIVCELRCKSVYLGTGCGKSKENAKAVASREALKLFLKKKVVVKICKRKYRGSEIEDLVLLDEESRPTNLPPALKHPQELP, from the exons ATGGCGCGGGCGGCCATCTCCGAGGTGTCCGAGTACTTAAGTCAAAATCCACGGGTGGCCGCCTGGGTGGAGACGCTGCGTAGCGACGGCGAGACAGACAAGCACTGGCGCCATAGACGCGAGTTTCTGCTTCGCAATGCCGGAGACCTGGCCCCGACCGCCACCACCGAAGCCGCCTCGGTGGAATGCGGGGACCGCCGTCGCCAGCTGCAGCAGCTCGTCTCCTCCTCTATGGCCTGGGCCAACCATATTTTCTTGGGGTGCCG gtatCCACCAAAAGTTATGGATAAAATACTTAGTATGGCTGAAGGCATCAAAGTGACAGATGCTCCAATCCATACAACAAGAGATGAACTGGTTGCCAAGGTGAAGAAAAGAGGGATATCGAGTAGCAATG atgGGGTAGAAGAACCTTGCAAAAAACGGGCAGTTGAAGGAAAGAGCAGTTCTACTAGTATTCAGGATGCTTTGAAGACTTGTGGCAAAACAGAGCAGGCATCACCAAAGCTGGAAGTCAAGGTGGGGGCAGTGCCATCCATTAGACCTGTGGGAAGTGGAGAAAATATAAATCGGAGCTCTAGCAGCACTTTGGAAAGGGGGAGTGCACTTTCCCAAGAGGGGCTGGGAGTAAAGAATAAATCCACCAGTGAGCCAGCGCTTGAAAACTTTGGAAAGCAAAACACCACCTCCAATACCAGCACTTCTCAGGCTATAGCATCAGCCCCTGAAAAGGTTTCAGATATAGAAACTTCAGATAAACCTGCTACAATACTAATTTCTTCTGTGACAACATCCAATATGAATAGTGTTGGGATCCAGTTAATTGATCCCAAACCACAAAATGTATCCCCTAAAAAAGTTATTTCGGAGAGCACTTCATCTTTGGGTTCTCGAAGTGCTTCAGAGACAGAACTGCCTCTGTTGAGTTCTCATACCAGGTCAGAGACAAGTTTGCCATTGTTGGGTTCCCCAACCAGCTCAGAAGTGGAGCTGCCACTGTTATCCTCCAAACCTAGTTCAGAATTACTTCCCCTGTTAGGTTCTAAAACCACTTCAGATGGCAGCCCATCACAGTCAACTTCCAAAACTAACTTGGATTCAAGCATTTCATCTAAAAACAATTCCTCAACCAGTGTGCAAATTTTAACTCCCAAAAGCACCTCTTCAGCAAGCACTTTACTGCTGCCCTCTAAAAGCAGCTCCCAAGTAGCTGCCACACTGTTGGCTTCTAAAGGCAATTCCCCAGCTACATCACTGTTGTCTTCCAAAAGCAGCTCCCAGACAAGTATAGCACTGTTGGCTCCCAAAAGTTCCTTGACAAGTGTAAACCAGCTAGCTTCTAAGAGTAGCTCTCAAACTAGCACATCACAGTTACCTTCTAAAAGCAGTTTACAATCATGTGAGAGTTCTGTTAGGTTTTCTTGCAAATTAACCACTGAAGATGTAAAACAGAAGCAACCTTTTTTCAATAGATTGTATAAAACTGTGGCATGGAAGTTAGTGGCTGTTGGTGGTTTTAGTCCCAGTGTGAATCATGGGGAACTCCTAAATGCATCTGTGGAGGCTCTAAAAGCAACATTAGACGTTTCTTTTGTTCCATTAAAAGAACTGGCTGATCTGCCTCAGAATAAGAGTTCTCAAGAAAGTATAGTGTGTGAATTGAGGTGCAAGTCTGTTTATTTGGGTACTGGCTGTGGAAAGAGTAAGGAAAATGCCAAAGCAGTAGCATCGAGAGAAGCTCTGAAGTTATTTCTCAAGAAAAAAGTGGTGGTAAagatatgtaaaagaaaatacagaggaAGTGAAATAGAAGATTTGGTGCTTCTTGATGAAGAATCAAGACCTACAAACTTACCTCCAGCTTTAAAACATCCTCAGGAGCTACCATAG
- the CDKN2AIP gene encoding CDKN2A-interacting protein isoform X2, which yields MDKILSMAEGIKVTDAPIHTTRDELVAKVKKRGISSSNDGVEEPCKKRAVEGKSSSTSIQDALKTCGKTEQASPKLEVKVGAVPSIRPVGSGENINRSSSSTLERGSALSQEGLGVKNKSTSEPALENFGKQNTTSNTSTSQAIASAPEKVSDIETSDKPATILISSVTTSNMNSVGIQLIDPKPQNVSPKKVISESTSSLGSRSASETELPLLSSHTRSETSLPLLGSPTSSEVELPLLSSKPSSELLPLLGSKTTSDGSPSQSTSKTNLDSSISSKNNSSTSVQILTPKSTSSASTLLLPSKSSSQVAATLLASKGNSPATSLLSSKSSSQTSIALLAPKSSLTSVNQLASKSSSQTSTSQLPSKSSLQSCESSVRFSCKLTTEDVKQKQPFFNRLYKTVAWKLVAVGGFSPSVNHGELLNASVEALKATLDVSFVPLKELADLPQNKSSQESIVCELRCKSVYLGTGCGKSKENAKAVASREALKLFLKKKVVVKICKRKYRGSEIEDLVLLDEESRPTNLPPALKHPQELP from the exons ATGGATAAAATACTTAGTATGGCTGAAGGCATCAAAGTGACAGATGCTCCAATCCATACAACAAGAGATGAACTGGTTGCCAAGGTGAAGAAAAGAGGGATATCGAGTAGCAATG atgGGGTAGAAGAACCTTGCAAAAAACGGGCAGTTGAAGGAAAGAGCAGTTCTACTAGTATTCAGGATGCTTTGAAGACTTGTGGCAAAACAGAGCAGGCATCACCAAAGCTGGAAGTCAAGGTGGGGGCAGTGCCATCCATTAGACCTGTGGGAAGTGGAGAAAATATAAATCGGAGCTCTAGCAGCACTTTGGAAAGGGGGAGTGCACTTTCCCAAGAGGGGCTGGGAGTAAAGAATAAATCCACCAGTGAGCCAGCGCTTGAAAACTTTGGAAAGCAAAACACCACCTCCAATACCAGCACTTCTCAGGCTATAGCATCAGCCCCTGAAAAGGTTTCAGATATAGAAACTTCAGATAAACCTGCTACAATACTAATTTCTTCTGTGACAACATCCAATATGAATAGTGTTGGGATCCAGTTAATTGATCCCAAACCACAAAATGTATCCCCTAAAAAAGTTATTTCGGAGAGCACTTCATCTTTGGGTTCTCGAAGTGCTTCAGAGACAGAACTGCCTCTGTTGAGTTCTCATACCAGGTCAGAGACAAGTTTGCCATTGTTGGGTTCCCCAACCAGCTCAGAAGTGGAGCTGCCACTGTTATCCTCCAAACCTAGTTCAGAATTACTTCCCCTGTTAGGTTCTAAAACCACTTCAGATGGCAGCCCATCACAGTCAACTTCCAAAACTAACTTGGATTCAAGCATTTCATCTAAAAACAATTCCTCAACCAGTGTGCAAATTTTAACTCCCAAAAGCACCTCTTCAGCAAGCACTTTACTGCTGCCCTCTAAAAGCAGCTCCCAAGTAGCTGCCACACTGTTGGCTTCTAAAGGCAATTCCCCAGCTACATCACTGTTGTCTTCCAAAAGCAGCTCCCAGACAAGTATAGCACTGTTGGCTCCCAAAAGTTCCTTGACAAGTGTAAACCAGCTAGCTTCTAAGAGTAGCTCTCAAACTAGCACATCACAGTTACCTTCTAAAAGCAGTTTACAATCATGTGAGAGTTCTGTTAGGTTTTCTTGCAAATTAACCACTGAAGATGTAAAACAGAAGCAACCTTTTTTCAATAGATTGTATAAAACTGTGGCATGGAAGTTAGTGGCTGTTGGTGGTTTTAGTCCCAGTGTGAATCATGGGGAACTCCTAAATGCATCTGTGGAGGCTCTAAAAGCAACATTAGACGTTTCTTTTGTTCCATTAAAAGAACTGGCTGATCTGCCTCAGAATAAGAGTTCTCAAGAAAGTATAGTGTGTGAATTGAGGTGCAAGTCTGTTTATTTGGGTACTGGCTGTGGAAAGAGTAAGGAAAATGCCAAAGCAGTAGCATCGAGAGAAGCTCTGAAGTTATTTCTCAAGAAAAAAGTGGTGGTAAagatatgtaaaagaaaatacagaggaAGTGAAATAGAAGATTTGGTGCTTCTTGATGAAGAATCAAGACCTACAAACTTACCTCCAGCTTTAAAACATCCTCAGGAGCTACCATAG